The following are from one region of the Rhodospirillales bacterium genome:
- a CDS encoding antitoxin — MHTTNLRKVGGSVMLAVPPALLDLLNLGVGAKVGIGVEDGRLIVEPTTRPRYTLEELLAQCDDAAPPSAEDRAWLDAKPVGNELL; from the coding sequence ATGCACACCACGAACCTGCGCAAAGTCGGCGGTTCCGTCATGCTCGCTGTGCCCCCGGCACTTCTCGATCTCCTGAACCTCGGCGTAGGGGCCAAAGTGGGTATCGGTGTGGAAGACGGTCGCCTGATCGTTGAGCCGACGACACGTCCCAGATACACCCTCGAGGAGCTCCTGGCACAGTGTGACGATGCCGCCCCGCCTTCTGCCGAAGATCGCGCATGGCTCGATGCCAAGCCAGTCGGCAACGAACTCTTGTAG
- a CDS encoding helix-turn-helix domain-containing protein, with product MSTTSTIGRAARAAGCKVQTIRYYEQIGLLPIPARSEGNQRLYETEDIRRLLFIRRARALGFPLPAIRDLLSLCDVPEQSCEAADAIAKAQLEGVERRIEWLQELRHELERMIEQCRGGNIADCRVIEVLSRHAVRDTADHAVPGPEASSRL from the coding sequence ATGTCAACCACATCGACGATCGGTCGGGCCGCTAGGGCGGCCGGCTGCAAGGTGCAGACGATCCGCTATTACGAGCAGATCGGCCTCCTGCCCATTCCTGCCCGTTCGGAAGGCAACCAGCGGCTCTACGAGACTGAAGACATCCGCCGGCTACTTTTCATCCGGCGTGCTCGAGCCTTGGGATTCCCCCTCCCGGCTATCCGCGACCTGTTGAGTCTCTGTGACGTGCCCGAACAGTCCTGCGAGGCCGCAGACGCCATCGCCAAGGCGCAGCTCGAGGGAGTCGAGCGACGGATCGAATGGCTTCAGGAATTGCGCCACGAGCTCGAACGGATGATCGAGCAGTGCCGGGGCGGGAACATCGCCGATTGCCGGGTCATCGAGGTTCTGAGCCGTCATGCCGTCCGCGACACCGCCGACCATGCGGTGCCCGGCCCTGAGGCTTCGTCGCGCCTGTAG
- a CDS encoding DUF2065 domain-containing protein: MDDLWAALGLVLVIEGALYALFPDGMRNVLRRSLEMPAAAVRAAGIVGAGSGLVVIWLIRG; encoded by the coding sequence TTGGATGATCTGTGGGCTGCGCTCGGGCTTGTGCTGGTGATCGAAGGCGCACTATATGCGCTGTTCCCGGACGGCATGCGCAACGTGCTGCGGCGATCGCTCGAAATGCCGGCCGCCGCCGTGCGCGCGGCGGGTATTGTGGGCGCTGGCAGCGGCTTGGTCGTGATATGGCTCATCCGGGGATAA
- a CDS encoding Do family serine endopeptidase codes for MAVLAGASSTRVHAAETALPDFADLTERLLPSVVSIATVMRTASGQRPQFPLPPDAFPPNSPFRDFFRDFFERGPQQSPSPRPPRSFGGGSGFLIEADGYIVTNHHVIEDADEIAVTLHDGKTYTAEVKGTDPKTDLALIKIEPDEPLPIVEWGDSDAARMGNWVFAIGNPFGLSSTLTVGVISALARDIRSGPFDSYIQTDAAINRGNSGGPLFNLDGEVIGVNTSIYSPPGGAGGSVGIGFAVPSSIAKNVVAQIRELGRTRRGWLGVQIQGVGEDIAESLRLEKPAGALVAVVFPDSPADQAGVQPGDVLLKFDGTDIPTVRDLPRMVAGAEVGSEIEIDLWRDGRMETVWVTLGELEKAEAALASADDIEPASGETLGLTLATLTPDERSRLTIGDDVHGVVVTGVAPESDAAAKGMQVGDVIVEVGRKPVRTPAAAVEEVDRLQQEGQTSILLLVNREGSNLFVALRTAES; via the coding sequence GTGGCCGTGCTGGCAGGCGCCTCGTCCACCCGCGTGCACGCGGCCGAGACAGCGCTTCCCGACTTCGCGGACCTCACGGAGCGGCTGCTCCCGTCGGTCGTGAGTATTGCGACGGTGATGCGGACCGCCAGCGGTCAGCGGCCGCAGTTTCCGCTGCCCCCGGACGCCTTTCCGCCGAATTCGCCGTTCCGTGACTTCTTCCGCGACTTCTTCGAGCGCGGTCCGCAGCAGTCGCCCAGCCCGCGGCCGCCGCGGAGTTTTGGCGGCGGGTCCGGGTTCCTGATCGAGGCCGACGGCTACATCGTCACCAACCATCACGTGATTGAGGACGCCGACGAGATCGCCGTGACCCTGCACGACGGCAAGACCTATACCGCCGAGGTGAAGGGCACGGATCCGAAGACCGACCTGGCGCTCATCAAGATCGAACCCGACGAGCCGCTGCCGATCGTCGAATGGGGCGATTCGGATGCGGCGAGAATGGGCAACTGGGTCTTTGCGATCGGCAACCCGTTCGGTCTCAGCAGCACGCTGACGGTCGGCGTGATCTCGGCGCTGGCGCGCGACATCCGCTCCGGGCCCTTCGACTCCTACATCCAGACGGACGCGGCCATCAACCGCGGGAACTCTGGCGGACCCTTGTTCAACCTCGACGGCGAGGTCATCGGCGTCAACACGTCGATCTATTCGCCGCCGGGCGGGGCCGGGGGATCGGTGGGCATCGGCTTTGCGGTGCCATCCTCCATTGCCAAGAACGTCGTCGCCCAGATCCGCGAGCTCGGCCGCACCCGCCGGGGCTGGCTGGGCGTGCAGATCCAGGGAGTCGGTGAGGACATCGCGGAATCGCTGCGCCTCGAGAAGCCCGCCGGGGCCCTGGTGGCCGTGGTGTTTCCCGACAGTCCGGCCGACCAGGCCGGGGTCCAGCCGGGTGATGTCCTTCTGAAGTTCGATGGCACCGATATCCCCACGGTGCGCGATCTCCCACGCATGGTGGCCGGAGCCGAAGTCGGCAGCGAGATCGAGATCGACCTCTGGCGCGACGGCAGGATGGAGACAGTCTGGGTCACGCTGGGCGAGCTCGAGAAGGCCGAGGCGGCCCTGGCAAGTGCCGACGACATCGAACCCGCCAGCGGCGAGACCCTGGGGCTCACACTCGCGACGCTGACCCCGGACGAGCGCTCGCGCCTGACCATCGGCGATGACGTGCACGGCGTGGTCGTCACCGGTGTTGCGCCCGAATCGGATGCCGCCGCCAAGGGTATGCAGGTGGGCGATGTCATCGTGGAGGTCGGGCGGAAGCCGGTGCGCACACCGGCGGCGGCTGTCGAGGAGGTGGACCGCCTGCAGCAGGAAGGGCAGACGTCGATCCTGCTGCTCGTCAATCGCGAGGGCAGCAACCTGTTCGTCGCGCTGCGCACCGCCGAGAGCTGA
- a CDS encoding type II toxin-antitoxin system RelE/ParE family toxin, with translation MRDILARLNASPRPDDMDLPGFRLHPLKGNLAGFWAVTVRANRRIVFRFEDGHALDVDYLDYH, from the coding sequence GTGCGCGACATCCTCGCCCGGCTCAACGCGTCTCCCCGCCCGGACGACATGGACCTCCCTGGCTTCCGGCTTCACCCGCTCAAGGGAAATCTCGCCGGCTTCTGGGCCGTGACCGTACGCGCCAACCGGCGCATCGTCTTCCGCTTCGAGGACGGCCACGCGCTCGACGTCGACTATCTCGACTATCACTAG
- the hflK gene encoding FtsH protease activity modulator HflK: MSWNNQNGPWGSDRGSGGWGSGPGSPLSGGPPQNPLGDAAKAARKFFQSFIPGGKKFILLGIAIVAGLWLASGFYTVGPQEQGVVLRFGEYVTTTQPGLNYVLPRPIEEAIVVPVTRTRNVEIGFRSGGSGARNIDDESLMLTGDENIIDVNFVVQWVIGNAGDFVFNLRNPDQNVRDSAESVMREIMGRTPIEFALAEGRDQVRQEAQVLLQEILDQYKTGIAVTALLLQRADPPPQVIDDYRDVQRARADQERLVNEAQAYANRIVPEAKGEAAQIREGAEAYRQRVIAEADGAAQRFISVYKEYEQAKDVTRQRIYLETMEGLMSNMNKVIVDDAGGGVVPYLPLPELRRRALEGSAN; the protein is encoded by the coding sequence ATGTCCTGGAATAATCAGAATGGCCCCTGGGGGTCGGACCGCGGGTCCGGCGGCTGGGGGAGCGGGCCCGGAAGCCCCCTCTCCGGCGGCCCGCCGCAGAATCCCCTGGGGGATGCGGCCAAAGCTGCGCGGAAGTTTTTCCAGTCGTTCATCCCGGGCGGCAAGAAATTCATCCTGCTTGGCATCGCGATCGTGGCCGGTCTTTGGCTCGCGAGCGGCTTCTACACGGTTGGCCCGCAGGAGCAGGGTGTCGTGCTTCGCTTCGGCGAGTACGTCACGACCACCCAGCCCGGCCTGAACTACGTGCTGCCCCGGCCGATCGAGGAAGCGATCGTGGTCCCCGTAACGCGGACCCGGAACGTCGAGATTGGTTTTCGCAGTGGCGGCAGCGGCGCCCGGAACATCGATGACGAGAGCCTCATGCTGACCGGCGACGAGAACATCATCGATGTCAACTTCGTCGTCCAGTGGGTGATTGGGAACGCCGGCGACTTCGTCTTCAATCTCCGGAATCCGGATCAGAATGTCCGCGACAGCGCCGAAAGCGTAATGCGTGAGATCATGGGCCGGACACCGATCGAGTTCGCGCTGGCCGAGGGACGCGACCAGGTCCGTCAGGAAGCGCAGGTTCTGCTGCAGGAGATCCTTGATCAGTACAAGACCGGAATCGCGGTCACTGCGCTGCTGCTCCAGCGCGCGGATCCGCCGCCGCAGGTGATCGACGACTACCGGGACGTCCAGCGCGCGCGCGCCGACCAGGAACGGTTGGTGAACGAGGCGCAAGCGTACGCCAACCGGATCGTACCGGAAGCCAAGGGTGAGGCAGCACAAATTCGTGAGGGCGCGGAAGCTTACCGGCAGCGTGTGATCGCCGAGGCGGACGGTGCCGCCCAGCGCTTCATCTCGGTGTACAAGGAATACGAGCAGGCCAAGGATGTGACCCGCCAGCGGATCTATCTCGAGACGATGGAAGGGCTGATGAGCAACATGAACAAGGTGATCGTCGACGACGCGGGAGGAGGGGTGGTGCCCTACCTGCCGCTCCCGGAACTCCGTCGCCGGGCGCTTGAAGGGAGCGCCAACTGA
- a CDS encoding cation transporter, whose product MSASCCGREHKFDGMSRAYRRVLWAVIAINAAMFGTEMVAGMVAGSQALQADALDFLGDSLTYGISLYVIGKSIQARTAAALLKGLTLAVMGLWVFGDTVYAVLVLGTPRAEIMGAVGFLALGANLACVLLLLRFRHGEANVRSVWLCSRNDAIGNVAVILAASGVWASGTAWPDLAVAAAMAGLFLWTATQITLQALREYRERDDWVADGSR is encoded by the coding sequence ATGAGCGCAAGCTGTTGTGGCCGGGAGCACAAGTTCGACGGGATGTCGCGCGCCTATCGGCGCGTGCTGTGGGCCGTCATCGCCATCAATGCCGCCATGTTTGGCACCGAGATGGTTGCCGGAATGGTGGCGGGCTCGCAGGCGCTTCAGGCAGATGCGCTGGACTTCCTCGGCGATTCGCTGACGTACGGGATCAGCCTCTACGTCATCGGCAAGTCGATACAGGCGCGTACGGCGGCGGCCCTGCTCAAGGGGCTGACCCTTGCCGTGATGGGCCTGTGGGTGTTCGGCGACACGGTCTATGCGGTGCTGGTCCTCGGGACGCCGCGCGCGGAAATCATGGGGGCGGTCGGATTCTTGGCCCTGGGGGCCAACCTTGCGTGCGTGCTCCTGCTCCTGCGCTTCCGTCACGGCGAGGCCAATGTCCGGAGCGTGTGGTTGTGCAGCCGTAACGACGCCATCGGCAATGTCGCCGTCATCCTGGCGGCGAGCGGCGTGTGGGCGTCGGGCACCGCCTGGCCCGACTTGGCGGTCGCGGCGGCGATGGCCGGCCTGTTCCTGTGGACCGCGACCCAGATCACCCTTCAGGCACTGCGGGAATACCGCGAGCGCGACGACTGGGTCGCAGACGGAAGCCGATGA
- a CDS encoding HigA family addiction module antitoxin, with the protein MSEPPHPGRGIRVNCLDPLGLNVTEAAQVLGVARHTLSWVLDGHAGISPEVALRLEKAGWSNATFWLRRQTTHDLVQARTD; encoded by the coding sequence ATGAGCGAACCTCCGCATCCCGGGCGCGGCATTCGCGTGAACTGTCTGGATCCGCTCGGCCTGAACGTGACCGAAGCAGCGCAGGTGCTCGGTGTCGCCCGCCACACCCTCTCATGGGTGCTCGACGGGCACGCGGGAATTTCCCCGGAAGTGGCGCTTCGGCTGGAAAAGGCAGGCTGGTCCAATGCCACGTTCTGGCTGCGGCGCCAGACCACACATGATCTCGTTCAGGCGCGCACGGACTAG
- a CDS encoding protease modulator HflC: MSRIAGIALGALAAVAAVAAYESFFIVDEREQAIVLQFGEPRRVVREPGLQFKIPFIQNVTVFDRRILLFDNPVEEIISSDQKRLIVDAFARYRIVDPLLFFQTIRFELALRTRLGSIINDSLRQVLGEVPLQSVISEKRAALMASVADGVRREARPFGLHIEDVRVRRADLPNENSEAIYRRMQTERQQEAAQIRAEGEEEARRVRAAADRDKTVILAEAERDAEVLRGQGEAEKNRIFASAFGQDPEFFAFYRSMQAYQNALTADDTTMVLSPKSQFFQFFGTDAVAPPE, translated from the coding sequence ATGTCGCGGATTGCCGGCATTGCGCTGGGCGCGCTTGCCGCCGTTGCAGCTGTTGCGGCTTACGAGAGCTTCTTCATCGTCGACGAGCGCGAGCAGGCCATCGTGCTTCAGTTCGGCGAGCCGAGGCGCGTGGTTCGGGAGCCGGGGCTGCAGTTCAAGATCCCATTCATCCAGAACGTTACCGTCTTCGACCGACGCATTCTGCTGTTTGACAATCCGGTCGAGGAAATCATTTCCTCTGACCAGAAGCGCCTGATCGTCGATGCGTTTGCCCGGTACCGGATCGTCGATCCGCTGCTCTTTTTCCAGACGATTCGTTTCGAGCTGGCGCTGCGCACCCGGCTCGGCTCGATCATCAACGACAGTCTCCGACAGGTGCTCGGCGAAGTGCCGCTACAGTCGGTGATCTCCGAAAAGCGCGCTGCGCTGATGGCATCGGTGGCCGATGGCGTGCGTCGGGAAGCCCGCCCGTTCGGGCTTCACATCGAGGACGTGAGGGTCCGCCGGGCGGATCTTCCCAACGAGAACTCGGAGGCGATCTACCGCCGCATGCAGACCGAGCGCCAGCAGGAAGCTGCGCAGATTCGCGCCGAAGGCGAGGAAGAGGCCCGGCGCGTGCGGGCTGCCGCCGATCGCGACAAGACGGTGATTCTGGCGGAAGCCGAACGCGACGCGGAGGTGTTGCGGGGGCAGGGCGAAGCCGAGAAGAACCGCATCTTTGCCAGCGCGTTCGGGCAGGATCCGGAGTTCTTTGCCTTCTACCGCTCGATGCAGGCGTACCAGAACGCGCTGACCGCCGACGACACGACGATGGTGCTTTCGCCCAAGAGCCAATTCTTCCAGTTCTTCGGAACGGACGCGGTCGCGCCTCCCGAATAG
- a CDS encoding type II toxin-antitoxin system PemK/MazF family toxin encodes MARCQASRQRTLVVKRGEIWLVSLDPSAGHEQRGTRPVLIVSPAAFNERTRTPVVLPVTKGGRFAPRQGFAVSLEKAGTRTHGVIRCDQPRTLDLAARQGRPLEAVPATIMAEVLARLTTIFE; translated from the coding sequence ATGGCTCGATGCCAAGCCAGTCGGCAACGAACTCTTGTAGTGAAGCGAGGCGAAATCTGGCTGGTCAGCCTTGATCCTTCTGCCGGCCATGAACAGAGAGGCACGCGGCCCGTTCTGATTGTTTCACCCGCCGCCTTCAACGAACGGACCCGGACGCCCGTGGTCCTTCCTGTCACCAAAGGCGGGCGCTTCGCGCCTCGGCAAGGCTTCGCCGTTTCGCTCGAGAAAGCTGGAACCCGAACGCACGGTGTGATCCGCTGCGACCAGCCCCGCACCCTCGACCTCGCGGCCCGGCAGGGGCGCCCCCTAGAAGCCGTTCCCGCAACCATCATGGCCGAAGTGCTCGCTCGCCTGACCACGATCTTCGAATAA
- a CDS encoding type II toxin-antitoxin system VapC family toxin, with amino-acid sequence MTFVMDASIAGAWLLPDEDAALADVALDRLANETAMVPNLFWHEVRNLLRIAERRKRVTPGYADASMARIRRLPIECPDEMEDGHVLQLARVHALSAYDGSYLALAVHESCPLVTLDSQLRAAARAEGVPQFSDHPGS; translated from the coding sequence ATGACGTTCGTGATGGATGCCTCTATCGCGGGTGCTTGGCTCTTGCCGGACGAAGATGCAGCACTCGCTGACGTGGCACTAGATCGGCTGGCCAACGAAACTGCCATGGTGCCCAATCTGTTTTGGCATGAGGTGAGAAACCTCTTGCGAATAGCCGAGCGCCGCAAACGAGTGACTCCCGGATATGCCGACGCGTCGATGGCGCGGATCCGGAGGCTACCCATCGAGTGTCCTGACGAAATGGAAGACGGTCACGTCCTGCAACTCGCTCGTGTCCACGCACTCTCCGCGTACGACGGCAGCTACTTGGCTCTCGCTGTTCACGAAAGCTGTCCGTTAGTGACTTTGGACAGTCAATTGCGCGCTGCAGCCCGCGCCGAAGGCGTCCCGCAGTTTTCCGATCATCCAGGGTCGTAG
- the miaA gene encoding tRNA (adenosine(37)-N6)-dimethylallyltransferase MiaA yields the protein MAGPTASGKSALAEALARRLGGQVVNADSVQLYGAFRILTARPTVATERRLPHRLYGILGPVDRCSAGRWRSLALDAVAEGHAAGRPSVLVGGSGLYLEALLRGFSPIPCVPPSVRRDAVRRLDAIGPAALHDELRKVDPVLAGRLEPGDRQRIVRGWEVWLATGRPLSSWQASAPAPPDLDVRRVLLRPPRNAVRAAIEARVSGMLAAGALDEVRAFVQLDVPADAPVRKAHGLRPLTRHLRGELTLDEAAELTVNETRRYARRQDTWFRGRFAADHVLAHPPGVVAGEAEALAREAMAA from the coding sequence GTGGCCGGCCCCACCGCCTCCGGCAAATCGGCGCTCGCGGAAGCGCTCGCCCGACGCCTCGGCGGGCAGGTCGTCAACGCGGACAGCGTGCAGCTTTACGGTGCCTTTCGAATCCTCACGGCGCGCCCGACGGTGGCCACCGAGCGCCGGCTGCCGCACCGCCTGTACGGCATTCTCGGGCCCGTCGACCGCTGTTCCGCCGGGCGCTGGCGAAGCCTGGCTCTGGACGCCGTGGCGGAAGGGCATGCGGCCGGGCGTCCGTCCGTCCTGGTCGGGGGAAGCGGGCTCTACCTGGAGGCCCTGCTCCGGGGGTTCTCGCCGATCCCGTGCGTGCCGCCCTCGGTCCGTCGGGATGCGGTTCGGCGGCTGGATGCCATCGGCCCGGCGGCGCTGCACGACGAACTTCGCAAGGTCGATCCGGTCCTGGCCGGGCGTCTGGAACCGGGTGACCGGCAGCGCATCGTTCGCGGCTGGGAAGTCTGGCTCGCGACCGGCCGGCCGCTCTCCTCGTGGCAGGCGTCGGCGCCGGCACCGCCGGACCTGGACGTCCGCCGGGTCCTGCTCCGCCCGCCGCGGAACGCGGTTCGCGCAGCGATCGAGGCCCGGGTGAGCGGCATGCTGGCTGCCGGGGCGCTGGACGAGGTGCGGGCCTTCGTGCAGCTCGACGTGCCGGCGGATGCGCCCGTCCGCAAGGCGCACGGTCTGCGCCCGCTGACCCGGCACCTCCGCGGGGAACTCACGCTAGACGAAGCCGCCGAGCTCACCGTCAATGAGACCCGCCGCTACGCCCGCCGGCAGGACACGTGGTTCCGCGGCCGTTTTGCCGCCGATCACGTGCTAGCCCACCCGCCCGGGGTCGTCGCGGGTGAAGCCGAAGCGTTGGCCCGGGAGGCCATGGCCGCCTGA
- a CDS encoding LuxR C-terminal-related transcriptional regulator, with protein MTQRDAFRRAVTALNEAVLDDARWPETSGLIDEAFEVTGNILAFGSENPTSKVEIFFSKCYQRGVDRSDLEQEYFRTYHPIDEHLPRLRRLPDGKITPIVDLFTESELKTSPAYNEAYARFDIQKGLNVRLDGPGGSHIAWGIGNSVATDGWSSSQIRMVARMLPHIRQYVRVRSALAEARALGASVIELLDNTRMGIIQLDWGGRIVEANDRARELLRQNDGLTDEGGELRATRPEDNSRLHEHLARALPRLGGPGESSSMAVRRKSWSPGLALHVKPATVREVDYRSQSVAALVLVIDPVSPARIEPALVAAVLGLTPAEAVIAVLLAEGRTLRQIAVTTGRKYSTIQTHLRHIFAKLGCSRQLEVVQAVEALSKLPSAQG; from the coding sequence ATGACCCAACGGGATGCGTTCCGGCGCGCCGTGACCGCGCTCAACGAAGCCGTGCTCGACGATGCCCGCTGGCCGGAGACTTCCGGGCTCATCGACGAAGCGTTCGAGGTTACGGGCAACATTCTCGCGTTCGGGAGCGAGAATCCGACGAGCAAGGTCGAAATCTTCTTCTCGAAATGCTACCAGCGTGGAGTAGACCGCTCGGACTTGGAACAGGAATACTTTCGGACCTACCACCCGATCGACGAGCATCTCCCGCGATTGCGGCGCCTCCCCGACGGCAAAATCACGCCCATTGTCGACCTGTTCACGGAAAGCGAGCTGAAGACATCGCCCGCCTACAACGAGGCATACGCGCGTTTCGACATACAGAAGGGCTTGAACGTGCGCCTGGACGGACCCGGTGGTTCGCACATTGCCTGGGGGATCGGGAATTCGGTCGCCACGGACGGCTGGTCATCATCCCAGATCAGGATGGTCGCGCGCATGCTTCCGCACATCCGCCAGTACGTGCGCGTGCGTTCCGCGCTCGCTGAAGCGAGGGCGCTTGGCGCGTCGGTCATCGAGCTCCTCGACAATACCCGCATGGGCATCATCCAGCTCGACTGGGGCGGACGCATTGTGGAGGCGAACGACAGGGCTCGGGAACTGCTTCGCCAGAACGATGGGCTGACCGATGAGGGCGGAGAATTGCGCGCCACCCGGCCGGAGGACAATTCCAGACTGCATGAACATCTGGCTCGGGCGCTGCCGCGCCTGGGCGGGCCGGGGGAGAGCAGCTCAATGGCGGTGCGACGGAAGTCGTGGTCGCCGGGGCTCGCGTTGCACGTGAAGCCGGCGACGGTTCGGGAGGTGGACTACCGCTCCCAGAGCGTGGCTGCTCTCGTGCTGGTGATCGACCCGGTAAGCCCGGCTCGGATCGAGCCCGCCCTCGTGGCAGCGGTGTTGGGTCTCACGCCGGCGGAGGCCGTGATCGCGGTACTGCTGGCGGAGGGCCGGACCCTCCGCCAGATTGCCGTCACTACCGGCCGCAAGTACAGCACCATTCAAACGCACCTGAGGCACATCTTCGCCAAGCTGGGGTGCTCGCGGCAACTCGAGGTGGTACAGGCCGTCGAGGCACTGTCAAAATTGCCCTCGGCGCAGGGCTAG
- a CDS encoding HigA family addiction module antitoxin yields MLMHDPPHPGAFIRRQCLEPLGLTVTEAAKGLSVSRNTLSMLLNGRIGISPEMAIRLSQAFGGSPESWLLQQLQYDLWHAHQDREEVPVRRFAPA; encoded by the coding sequence ATGCTCATGCACGATCCGCCCCATCCCGGCGCATTCATCCGCCGCCAGTGCCTCGAGCCCCTCGGGCTTACGGTGACCGAGGCCGCCAAAGGACTCTCGGTCTCGCGCAACACGCTCTCGATGCTGCTCAACGGCCGCATCGGGATTTCTCCCGAGATGGCCATCCGTCTCTCGCAGGCGTTCGGCGGCAGCCCGGAAAGCTGGCTCCTGCAGCAGTTGCAGTACGATCTCTGGCACGCCCACCAGGACCGCGAAGAGGTTCCTGTCCGCCGTTTCGCCCCTGCCTGA
- a CDS encoding porin yields MAQILRRVAVSGLGLTLAAFFAFAGTAQAQGEVTVGGAVEVVGGTSDHADGQDGFDRGLFSRINVNYSNTLDNGLVISGNIAYLLNQRGANAQPTVATDDINEMMMDDGMMMGDMDIDVSKTQNRQNYAPDILAISVGGGFGTVTMGHHAMAACATLPRPIAFVPGGVNATWYTLFFGVGSNNVTHSEVNYCGTPTGISYSTPSMGGLSAMISYAPNMDADQTGSLSNASSDGEDYLNAAVTFGSDMGGMNINVGAAFQTAADDYVDSVTIAASAGMGGATVGFSWYDNGDNPDGTYRSGTTGWTVGAKYSLGAITPGITYSSLECDSCDDQNEETALVVGASYAVGGGLGVFVEYLGLERTQDGVSDDETLLMSGVTLGF; encoded by the coding sequence ATGGCACAGATTCTTCGTCGGGTAGCGGTGTCAGGCCTTGGCCTCACGCTAGCTGCCTTCTTCGCATTTGCGGGAACCGCGCAGGCGCAGGGTGAGGTCACCGTCGGCGGCGCTGTCGAGGTCGTCGGCGGCACTTCCGACCACGCTGATGGTCAGGACGGCTTTGACCGCGGCCTGTTCAGCCGGATCAACGTGAACTACTCCAACACACTCGACAATGGCCTAGTAATCTCCGGCAACATTGCGTACCTGCTGAACCAGCGCGGTGCCAACGCCCAGCCGACCGTCGCCACTGACGACATCAACGAGATGATGATGGACGACGGCATGATGATGGGCGACATGGACATTGACGTGTCCAAAACCCAGAACCGGCAGAATTACGCTCCTGACATCCTCGCCATCAGCGTCGGCGGCGGCTTTGGTACGGTCACCATGGGTCATCACGCGATGGCGGCGTGCGCGACACTTCCGCGTCCGATCGCATTTGTGCCCGGCGGTGTCAACGCGACTTGGTACACTTTGTTCTTCGGTGTCGGTAGCAACAACGTCACGCACTCGGAAGTCAATTACTGTGGGACGCCCACCGGCATTTCCTACTCCACCCCCTCGATGGGCGGTTTGAGCGCGATGATCAGTTACGCTCCCAACATGGACGCCGACCAGACCGGAAGCTTGTCCAACGCCAGCAGCGACGGTGAGGACTACCTCAATGCCGCGGTTACGTTCGGATCCGACATGGGCGGGATGAACATCAACGTCGGTGCTGCGTTCCAGACGGCAGCGGACGACTACGTCGACTCCGTGACGATCGCTGCCAGCGCCGGAATGGGCGGAGCGACCGTCGGGTTCTCCTGGTACGACAACGGTGATAACCCGGATGGTACCTACCGAAGCGGCACGACCGGTTGGACCGTTGGCGCGAAGTACTCGCTCGGTGCCATCACGCCCGGAATTACCTACAGCAGCCTCGAATGCGACAGTTGCGACGATCAGAACGAGGAAACCGCCTTGGTCGTCGGCGCGAGCTACGCTGTTGGTGGCGGGCTCGGTGTGTTCGTCGAATACCTAGGCCTTGAACGGACACAGGACGGCGTATCCGACGATGAAACGCTCCTGATGTCAGGCGTCACCCTCGGCTTCTGA